One Mycoplasmoides pneumoniae FH genomic region harbors:
- a CDS encoding phospho-sugar mutase, giving the protein MNSNAYLEAQRWLSHPRVKPNLKEVITAMSAEEIEHFFSLKKPSFGTAGVRGKMAPGYHGMNVFSYAYLTQGYVNYIQSLNPTKKPLRFLVARDTRKHGALFNGIVCDVITSMGHVVYMFDNNEPTPTPLVSYVIKKYHFDGGVNVTASHNPKTDNGFKIYDGHGAQLLDFQTDQLIAMLPPVVTMLDFEPRGNNELLHFLDNEVVYKNYFDDLKESLVVDNDSFKNLPVVFTGLHGTSVKLLPRFLTYLGYSNIISVQPQNVFDANFANADHLNPESKDTWELARQYASNTKAKLMMAIDPDADRFAIAEWNPQTQDWHYFSGNESGVMVAYYKLKHKQFKRQPYIVTTVVSTDLVDKIAKKYGAFVKRTNVGFKFIGQAVDHFSKDNELVVAFEEAIGMMASDGLNREKDSFQAAAIMLEIARYCHNKGISLLEFYRGEIFGEFGDYYNWTVPHTIHGVNWKEKMEQVLHQLTTATIKEVVGHKITKIKNYVDINLVEYVLENGNWIKFRISGTEPKLKLYFNLSKGYLAALKHEAKKMHEFLVRLLNLDKA; this is encoded by the coding sequence ATGAACAGTAACGCATACTTGGAAGCTCAAAGGTGGCTAAGCCATCCGCGGGTAAAACCCAACTTAAAGGAGGTCATTACGGCTATGAGTGCTGAGGAAATCGAGCACTTCTTTAGCTTAAAGAAACCGAGTTTTGGCACTGCTGGGGTACGGGGCAAAATGGCACCGGGGTACCATGGGATGAATGTGTTTTCCTATGCTTACTTAACCCAGGGTTATGTCAACTACATCCAGTCGTTAAACCCAACTAAAAAACCATTACGCTTTTTAGTAGCCAGAGACACTAGAAAACACGGGGCATTGTTTAATGGCATTGTGTGTGATGTGATTACCTCCATGGGTCATGTGGTCTATATGTTTGATAACAATGAACCAACACCAACACCATTAGTATCTTATGTGATTAAGAAGTACCACTTTGATGGTGGGGTGAATGTCACTGCTAGTCATAATCCTAAAACCGATAATGGCTTTAAGATTTACGATGGTCATGGCGCGCAGTTACTAGACTTCCAAACTGATCAATTAATCGCAATGTTACCCCCAGTGGTAACAATGTTAGATTTCGAACCACGTGGTAACAACGAGCTGTTACACTTTTTGGATAACGAAGTGGTCTACAAAAACTACTTTGATGATCTTAAGGAAAGCCTAGTAGTGGACAACGACAGCTTTAAAAACCTCCCGGTGGTCTTTACCGGGTTACATGGTACTTCGGTGAAGTTGTTACCAAGGTTTTTAACCTATTTGGGTTACAGCAACATTATTAGTGTCCAACCACAAAACGTGTTTGACGCTAACTTTGCTAATGCTGACCACCTCAACCCCGAAAGTAAGGATACCTGAGAGTTAGCGCGACAGTATGCATCCAACACTAAGGCCAAGTTAATGATGGCAATTGATCCGGATGCTGATCGCTTTGCGATTGCCGAATGAAATCCGCAAACCCAAGACTGGCACTACTTCTCCGGGAACGAGTCAGGAGTTATGGTGGCTTACTATAAGCTCAAACACAAGCAGTTTAAGCGTCAACCTTACATTGTAACGACGGTAGTCTCTACTGATCTAGTGGATAAGATTGCCAAGAAGTACGGGGCTTTTGTCAAGCGCACAAATGTCGGCTTTAAGTTTATTGGTCAAGCTGTTGATCACTTCTCCAAAGACAATGAACTAGTAGTGGCCTTTGAAGAAGCGATTGGTATGATGGCTAGTGATGGTTTGAACCGCGAAAAGGATTCCTTTCAAGCAGCGGCCATCATGCTTGAAATTGCGCGCTACTGTCATAATAAAGGAATTAGCTTACTAGAGTTCTACCGTGGTGAGATCTTCGGTGAATTTGGTGATTACTATAACTGAACGGTACCACACACCATTCACGGAGTTAACTGGAAGGAAAAAATGGAACAGGTATTACACCAGTTAACCACAGCTACCATTAAAGAGGTTGTGGGACACAAGATTACCAAGATTAAAAACTATGTCGACATTAACCTAGTCGAATATGTCTTGGAAAACGGTAACTGGATTAAGTTCCGCATTTCCGGTACAGAACCGAAGTTAAAGCTGTACTTTAACCTATCTAAAGGTTACTTAGCAGCTTTAAAACACGAAGCGAAAAAGATGCACGAGTTCCTAGTGCGATTGCTCAACCTCGATAAAGCTTAG
- the nusG gene encoding transcription termination/antitermination protein NusG — MEQVELIPQWYVAPVSVKDEAVVRNLKAKVKALGFDNEILDVRVLKEREVIEEVFSLKSGKLPRSLKNTAFTKWFVLDEDRYLKVKISEKNLLGRYIYIKMIYSEDAWRIIRNFPGITGIVGSSGRGALPTPLDQADADNLEQMLKGISVNPKKRVLVTNTAIVEMDADKFDEKFQYILKHKQVKPEAIAQVNESGEIIDTNQFAQALMEANKAEQDEWNEDVAIVKSEANKVDPSVLIPYLGKYEIVEGDTKVDQLQQFSVGNLVEVHLTGAIHIQGQIKALYQGTINKAVVEVELTTKTQLINLPLENLSFIEVEQSH; from the coding sequence ATGGAACAAGTGGAATTAATCCCGCAATGATACGTTGCCCCTGTAAGTGTTAAGGATGAAGCAGTTGTGCGAAACCTCAAAGCTAAGGTAAAAGCTTTGGGATTTGACAACGAAATCTTAGATGTAAGGGTTTTGAAAGAACGCGAAGTCATCGAAGAAGTCTTTTCCTTAAAATCCGGCAAGCTGCCCCGTTCATTAAAGAACACCGCTTTTACAAAGTGATTTGTGTTAGATGAAGACCGTTATTTAAAGGTGAAGATTAGCGAGAAGAATTTACTAGGTCGTTACATCTACATTAAGATGATCTACAGTGAAGATGCATGACGCATTATCCGTAACTTCCCTGGTATTACTGGAATTGTTGGTTCCTCTGGTCGCGGTGCGTTACCAACTCCTTTAGACCAAGCCGATGCTGATAACCTCGAACAAATGCTTAAGGGTATTTCGGTCAATCCGAAAAAGCGGGTGTTAGTGACCAACACTGCCATTGTGGAAATGGATGCAGACAAGTTTGACGAAAAGTTTCAGTACATTCTCAAGCACAAACAAGTTAAACCCGAAGCAATTGCCCAAGTTAACGAATCTGGTGAAATCATTGATACTAACCAGTTTGCGCAAGCTCTAATGGAAGCTAATAAGGCCGAACAAGACGAATGAAACGAGGATGTAGCGATTGTTAAAAGTGAAGCTAACAAGGTTGACCCATCAGTGTTAATTCCTTACTTGGGTAAATACGAAATTGTCGAAGGTGACACTAAGGTCGATCAACTGCAACAATTTAGTGTTGGTAACTTAGTGGAAGTCCACTTAACTGGTGCGATTCACATTCAAGGTCAAATTAAGGCTCTATACCAAGGAACAATTAACAAAGCGGTAGTGGAAGTCGAATTAACCACCAAAACGCAGTTAATTAACTTGCCTTTAGAAAACCTAAGCTTTATCGAGGTTGAGCAATCGCACTAG
- the secE gene encoding preprotein translocase subunit SecE, translating into MEKKKLPFGLKNKEKLTAYNDEKIHELHRQLKAKIEAKKAKEKQDSKTKDTDKKVDQTPKVKVPFTKKFSNLWFGIDKEVNKIVWVTSKKLITIFLLIVLVSAIMIGIYFGINHLFIALGVFKGK; encoded by the coding sequence ATGGAAAAAAAGAAACTCCCTTTTGGTTTAAAGAACAAGGAAAAACTCACCGCCTACAACGATGAGAAGATCCACGAGTTACACCGTCAACTAAAGGCCAAAATAGAAGCCAAGAAGGCCAAAGAGAAACAAGACAGTAAAACTAAAGACACAGATAAAAAAGTGGACCAAACCCCAAAGGTTAAGGTGCCTTTTACCAAGAAGTTTTCGAACCTGTGGTTTGGGATTGACAAAGAGGTTAACAAGATTGTCTGGGTAACAAGCAAGAAATTAATTACGATCTTTTTGTTAATTGTTTTAGTTAGTGCCATTATGATAGGGATCTACTTTGGCATTAACCACCTCTTTATTGCGCTTGGAGTTTTTAAAGGTAAATAA
- the rpmG gene encoding 50S ribosomal protein L33, whose protein sequence is MRKKIIFVCQDCLSRNYVMSWSKQVLNRLIINKYCKHCNQKTKHLDSF, encoded by the coding sequence GTGCGCAAGAAGATTATCTTTGTTTGCCAAGACTGTTTAAGTAGAAACTATGTAATGTCTTGGTCGAAGCAGGTTCTTAATCGTCTTATAATTAATAAGTATTGCAAGCACTGCAACCAAAAAACCAAGCACCTCGATTCCTTTTAA
- a CDS encoding MPN070 family protein — protein MKVIKKLNLLNELTMLVCIFFFVCTISLIGIGIMYDLINRTSLSAPRRDPIFRNLNTVLIVLGVLEILLMVAQLVMSNMAANIINEVAENVEQKFAKALKWSRFLPFGLLQLYCYHKIKLVTQTDNI, from the coding sequence ATGAAAGTGATTAAGAAGCTCAATCTGCTCAATGAACTAACGATGCTGGTGTGCATCTTCTTCTTTGTGTGCACTATCTCCCTAATTGGCATTGGCATTATGTATGACCTCATTAACAGAACTTCATTGAGTGCACCACGTCGTGATCCGATTTTTCGGAACCTCAACACAGTCTTAATTGTTTTAGGGGTGTTAGAAATCCTTTTAATGGTGGCCCAATTAGTTATGTCCAATATGGCAGCCAACATTATTAACGAGGTTGCCGAAAACGTCGAGCAAAAGTTTGCTAAAGCCTTGAAATGATCACGTTTTCTGCCCTTTGGTTTGCTCCAACTTTACTGTTACCATAAGATTAAATTGGTAACCCAAACCGATAATATATAA
- the rsmI gene encoding 16S rRNA (cytidine(1402)-2'-O)-methyltransferase, which translates to MPALKVIATPIGNIEEVSPRVKAALTKCEVLFCEDTRVTKKLLGLLGIDFSNKQFIINNEFKEKQNLSKVANLIHQYHCGLVSDAGYPSVSDPGHILVEYVRTQLPQIAIEVINGPSALVCGLVTSGFPESPLLFLGFLDHKPTQITQTLKHYQNFQGTIVLFEAVHRLQQTLEVIQTVFSNTEVFVGRELTKLHESHYWFNTSAPLPDITLKGEFVIVINNHHTQPVGQYSDQLLKQEITQLVQMGVKVKDACHYLAKRLQLKSNKLYTLFHESD; encoded by the coding sequence ATGCCAGCTCTTAAAGTAATTGCCACCCCCATTGGCAACATTGAGGAAGTTAGTCCGCGAGTTAAAGCGGCTTTAACCAAGTGTGAAGTGCTCTTTTGTGAGGACACCAGAGTAACCAAAAAACTCTTGGGCTTACTCGGCATTGACTTTTCAAATAAACAGTTCATTATTAACAACGAGTTTAAGGAAAAGCAAAACTTAAGTAAGGTAGCTAACTTAATCCACCAGTATCACTGTGGTTTGGTCAGTGATGCGGGTTATCCCTCAGTATCCGATCCCGGGCACATATTGGTGGAGTATGTCAGAACGCAACTACCCCAAATCGCAATAGAAGTAATTAATGGTCCTAGTGCGCTGGTTTGTGGTTTGGTAACCAGTGGCTTCCCCGAAAGTCCACTACTGTTCTTGGGCTTCTTGGACCACAAACCCACTCAAATAACCCAAACACTCAAACACTACCAAAACTTCCAAGGCACCATTGTTTTATTTGAAGCGGTACACCGTTTACAACAAACACTGGAAGTAATCCAAACGGTGTTTAGTAATACTGAAGTTTTTGTAGGGCGGGAACTGACCAAGCTCCACGAAAGCCACTACTGGTTTAATACAAGTGCACCGCTGCCAGACATTACTCTAAAGGGCGAGTTTGTGATTGTGATTAACAACCACCACACCCAACCGGTGGGGCAATATTCCGACCAACTCTTAAAACAAGAAATTACCCAATTAGTCCAAATGGGCGTTAAGGTTAAGGATGCTTGTCATTATTTAGCTAAACGATTGCAATTAAAATCAAATAAGCTCTACACCTTATTCCATGAAAGTGATTAA
- the rnmV gene encoding ribonuclease M5, whose amino-acid sequence MDKKTRLKLDGVIVCEGKTDQARLQQLFDVSVITTNGSALNQRTINLIKAVAKKQPVILFLDPDVAGQKIRRQLEQHLDKYESCFIARKDMKPNSTKIGVAEATDAALIQALQQRQVFTKTTQPTLSWEQYLELNLNSKSKRLALCNKLHLSYFNHKQLFRKLNLLQLTFDQVCQLLK is encoded by the coding sequence ATGGATAAAAAAACACGTCTAAAACTAGATGGGGTGATAGTGTGTGAGGGCAAAACTGACCAAGCTCGCTTACAACAGCTGTTTGATGTTAGTGTTATTACCACGAACGGTTCAGCTTTAAACCAAAGAACCATTAACCTGATTAAGGCTGTAGCTAAAAAACAACCGGTGATCCTCTTCTTGGACCCCGATGTTGCTGGTCAGAAAATTCGCCGGCAGTTAGAACAACACTTAGACAAGTATGAAAGTTGTTTTATAGCTCGGAAAGACATGAAACCCAACAGCACTAAAATTGGGGTAGCGGAAGCAACTGATGCAGCTTTAATCCAAGCGTTACAACAACGTCAGGTGTTCACTAAAACAACCCAACCCACTTTAAGCTGGGAACAATATTTGGAATTAAACCTCAACAGTAAAAGTAAACGGTTAGCGTTGTGTAACAAACTACACTTAAGCTACTTTAACCACAAGCAGCTCTTTCGCAAACTTAATTTACTCCAACTTACCTTTGACCAAGTATGCCAGCTCTTAAAGTAA
- the prs gene encoding ribose-phosphate diphosphokinase, with product MDRHNHVVFSLSKTHDLVSRICQKLKMPMGLITHNEFADGETYIRFEESVRNKDVFIFQSTCAPVNDSLMELLIAIDALKRGSAKSITAILPYYGYARQDRKTMGREPITSKLVADLLTTAGVSRVALTDIHSDQTQGFFNIPVDTLQTYHVFLTRTVELLGKKDLVVVSPDYGGVKRARLIATSLELPLAIIDKRRPAHNVAESINVLGEVANKNCLIVDDMIDTGGTVIAAAKLLREHHAKKVCVMATHGLFNGEAPQRFQKAFNEGLVDYLFVSNSIPQTKFNQCPQFQVIDLAPLFEEVLLCYANNSSISAIYTRHIEWIKKHV from the coding sequence ATGGATCGCCATAACCACGTTGTTTTTAGCTTATCGAAAACCCACGACTTAGTTAGTCGTATTTGTCAGAAACTCAAAATGCCCATGGGGTTAATTACCCATAATGAGTTTGCTGATGGGGAGACCTACATCCGCTTTGAGGAGTCTGTGCGCAATAAGGATGTTTTTATCTTTCAGTCTACCTGTGCGCCAGTCAACGATTCCTTAATGGAATTGTTAATAGCAATTGATGCCTTAAAACGGGGTAGTGCAAAAAGTATTACCGCCATTTTGCCGTACTATGGTTATGCACGGCAAGATCGCAAAACAATGGGACGCGAACCGATAACTAGTAAATTAGTAGCGGATTTGTTAACCACGGCTGGGGTGAGCCGCGTAGCTTTAACCGACATCCACAGCGACCAAACCCAGGGTTTCTTTAATATACCCGTGGATACATTGCAAACCTACCACGTCTTTTTAACCCGCACTGTAGAGCTGTTAGGTAAAAAAGACCTTGTGGTGGTGTCCCCCGATTATGGCGGTGTAAAGCGGGCAAGGTTAATTGCAACATCTTTGGAACTACCGCTAGCGATTATTGACAAGCGTCGCCCAGCCCACAATGTAGCGGAATCAATTAATGTCTTGGGTGAAGTAGCGAACAAAAACTGTCTAATAGTGGACGACATGATTGACACCGGTGGTACGGTAATAGCAGCAGCTAAACTACTCCGGGAACACCATGCCAAAAAGGTCTGTGTCATGGCCACCCATGGTTTGTTTAACGGTGAAGCACCGCAACGCTTCCAAAAGGCCTTTAACGAAGGCTTAGTGGACTATTTGTTTGTCTCCAACTCCATTCCTCAAACTAAGTTTAACCAGTGTCCCCAGTTTCAGGTAATTGATCTAGCACCGTTATTTGAAGAGGTGTTATTGTGTTACGCTAATAACTCTTCCATTTCTGCCATTTATACGCGCCACATTGAATGGATAAAAAAACACGTCTAA
- the smpB gene encoding SsrA-binding protein encodes MRVLVNNPRAQYDYYLLTGYCAGLVLKGSEVKSLALGQGSLKEAYVFIDKHEVYIKDFSISPYAFSGEFNHPFKRVKKLLLNRNEIKQITARQKQEGLSIIPLKVFFKNGKIKMEIWLAKPKKKFDKREAIKSKTIQRELRQQYGSP; translated from the coding sequence ATGCGAGTACTTGTCAACAATCCCAGAGCGCAATATGACTATTACCTTTTAACGGGTTATTGTGCTGGCTTAGTCTTAAAAGGTAGTGAAGTCAAATCGCTAGCTTTAGGGCAAGGTAGCTTAAAGGAAGCCTATGTTTTTATTGACAAGCACGAGGTCTATATTAAAGATTTTAGCATTTCGCCCTATGCCTTTTCAGGCGAGTTCAACCACCCCTTCAAACGGGTGAAAAAGCTCCTTTTAAACCGGAATGAGATTAAACAAATTACGGCACGCCAAAAGCAAGAAGGACTTTCCATTATTCCACTTAAAGTGTTCTTTAAAAATGGCAAAATTAAAATGGAAATCTGGTTGGCCAAACCTAAGAAAAAATTTGATAAACGTGAAGCCATCAAAAGTAAAACGATCCAGCGCGAATTGCGCCAACAATATGGATCGCCATAA
- a CDS encoding glycosyltransferase family 2 protein translates to MKISVIISTYNCGALIVKALCSLVSNQTPACELEVLVIDDGSIDNTRQIIKKFQAKVSFTLKYFYKKNGNWGSVINYVKENRLANGDWVTVLDSDDTLKPNTLNKLANLVEKADYDLVVFDYTKCWKKIKLKIHTYPTWWKNMTRELQKQTPFCIPLGKFLKRNLFYKLPKLKEKVSFQDALYTASSLKLAKKVRHVNQSGGNYHFKRAGNSMSIPWNIKRFSAELDICKDLIRLNAQEIALVHLLRQQFRVQLKEKQIQLAVTRDFNFSGFSWYTRCFLWMVYQTMLKRYFYLQTTKQ, encoded by the coding sequence ATGAAAATCTCTGTTATTATCTCCACTTACAACTGTGGTGCTTTAATTGTGAAAGCACTATGTTCATTAGTGTCAAACCAAACACCAGCATGTGAGTTAGAAGTGCTTGTGATTGATGATGGATCCATTGATAATACTAGGCAAATTATCAAAAAATTTCAAGCAAAAGTTAGCTTTACTTTAAAGTACTTTTACAAAAAAAACGGAAATTGGGGTAGTGTAATTAACTATGTCAAGGAAAACCGTTTGGCCAACGGCGATTGGGTTACTGTTTTAGACAGTGATGATACCTTAAAACCTAATACACTCAACAAGTTGGCTAATTTAGTGGAAAAAGCGGATTATGACTTAGTAGTTTTTGACTACACTAAGTGCTGAAAAAAGATTAAACTGAAAATCCACACTTACCCGACTTGGTGAAAAAACATGACCCGGGAACTACAAAAGCAAACACCGTTTTGTATTCCTCTAGGTAAGTTTTTGAAACGCAACCTGTTTTACAAGTTGCCCAAGCTCAAAGAAAAGGTGAGTTTTCAGGATGCCTTGTATACGGCTAGTAGTTTAAAGCTCGCTAAAAAAGTGCGTCATGTTAATCAGTCTGGTGGCAACTACCACTTTAAGCGTGCTGGTAATTCAATGAGTATTCCCTGAAACATTAAGCGCTTTAGTGCTGAATTGGACATTTGTAAAGACTTAATTCGTTTAAATGCTCAGGAAATTGCCCTAGTGCACTTATTGCGACAACAGTTTCGGGTGCAACTTAAAGAAAAGCAGATACAACTAGCGGTTACCCGTGACTTTAACTTTAGTGGGTTCTCTTGGTACACCCGCTGCTTTTTATGGATGGTATACCAAACGATGTTAAAGCGCTACTTTTACTTACAAACAACTAAACAATAA
- a CDS encoding MFS transporter, translating to MLWAIVLLGYLLFVVEWFVIDRIAGKPAGILDSNTKVLPNYDGWVNSFFANSAGSIAGSATNWSITLLRAVGSVLCGIVVLKFGYRYAVMIMMGLMCLCFPFLIIGDPLGGNNQLTLLRPLSKEVMGKLSSLSSQLHEGQLLGPVMAEGKTMLADGQTIDLVQGLDKNLIGTSSSIAGYALFIIFRSTIAIGGTTLVTYSQPLIASLSTQRRKSVLSNANLWGFNSGIVVAFVPFLFQSVQQAGTKYWVFILTALILIGFGILCVFAWFEKQMDPFMPQKQTKEQMQLGNQPSAGDILKRKATWKMIGMYGICLVVLVNPLTGGWWNILQAVSPASSFNVKDGVKTLKPLEGAGGYFAGLPTLAILWVLGYGMGYMVFSPFNKTVYDRKRWLSFMFFMNALMVIVIVLFAATLGVGTAVGFAFVAIATFIGGSFAWSMQSTILILPHEFKEYKRSEVSVLFGYIWGFGYVIYTAFDITNSMFLEAPKLANPGMKGVSILPGAIAGVALFAGLLLAAIAIVVTLPSSYLKNGDELVSEMTKKWKLNQWQFLVASKEKNRYADLLK from the coding sequence ATGTTGTGGGCAATTGTCTTGCTTGGTTATTTGTTGTTTGTCGTAGAGTGATTTGTAATTGACCGAATTGCTGGTAAGCCAGCTGGTATTTTAGATAGCAATACTAAGGTTTTACCTAACTATGATGGTTGGGTCAATTCCTTCTTTGCTAACAGTGCTGGATCAATTGCTGGTAGTGCCACCAACTGGAGTATTACCCTGCTACGTGCAGTCGGATCCGTATTGTGTGGAATAGTGGTCCTGAAGTTTGGTTACCGTTATGCGGTCATGATTATGATGGGGCTAATGTGTCTCTGTTTCCCCTTCTTAATTATTGGTGATCCATTAGGGGGAAATAACCAGTTAACTTTATTGCGACCACTTTCAAAGGAAGTAATGGGTAAACTTTCTAGTCTATCTTCGCAATTACATGAAGGTCAATTGTTGGGGCCTGTTATGGCAGAAGGCAAGACCATGTTAGCAGATGGTCAAACTATTGATTTAGTTCAAGGTTTAGATAAAAATTTAATTGGTACCAGTTCATCAATTGCTGGTTATGCGTTGTTTATTATTTTCCGTTCCACGATTGCTATTGGTGGTACAACTTTAGTAACTTACTCCCAACCGTTAATTGCTTCACTTTCAACGCAACGTCGTAAGTCAGTGTTATCCAACGCGAACCTCTGGGGCTTTAACAGTGGGATTGTAGTTGCTTTTGTACCGTTCTTATTCCAATCTGTTCAACAAGCTGGTACTAAGTACTGGGTCTTTATCCTAACTGCTTTAATCTTGATTGGTTTTGGCATTCTCTGTGTGTTTGCTTGGTTTGAAAAGCAAATGGATCCGTTTATGCCCCAAAAGCAAACCAAGGAACAAATGCAGTTGGGTAACCAACCAAGTGCTGGTGATATCTTAAAGCGAAAAGCGACCTGAAAGATGATCGGGATGTATGGCATCTGTTTGGTGGTGTTAGTAAACCCACTTACTGGTGGTTGATGAAACATTCTCCAAGCAGTGAGTCCAGCGAGTTCGTTTAATGTTAAAGATGGTGTTAAAACATTAAAACCACTAGAGGGTGCTGGTGGTTACTTTGCCGGTCTCCCAACCTTAGCAATCCTCTGGGTATTAGGTTATGGTATGGGTTACATGGTGTTTTCACCATTTAACAAAACGGTTTACGATCGCAAGCGTTGATTGAGCTTCATGTTCTTCATGAATGCCTTAATGGTGATTGTAATCGTATTGTTTGCAGCCACTCTAGGTGTGGGTACTGCTGTTGGCTTTGCCTTTGTGGCGATTGCAACCTTTATTGGTGGTTCGTTTGCTTGGAGTATGCAAAGTACCATTTTGATCCTCCCGCACGAATTCAAAGAGTACAAGCGTAGTGAAGTGTCCGTGTTGTTTGGTTACATCTGGGGCTTTGGTTATGTGATCTACACCGCCTTTGACATTACTAACTCAATGTTCTTAGAAGCACCGAAACTAGCAAACCCTGGAATGAAAGGAGTAAGCATCCTCCCAGGGGCAATTGCTGGTGTGGCGCTGTTTGCTGGTTTGTTGTTAGCAGCCATTGCGATTGTGGTAACACTGCCATCTTCGTATCTTAAGAATGGCGATGAACTGGTAAGTGAAATGACCAAAAAGTGGAAGTTAAACCAGTGACAGTTCTTGGTGGCAAGTAAGGAAAAGAACCGTTACGCGGACTTGTTGAAATAG
- a CDS encoding MFS transporter, translating to MWGLVLLGYVLFVIEWFVIDFIRGSAASLLTEQTSAVPQYGGWFSSFFVADAGFIPGQATNWTITLLRAVGSILCGVMVVKFGYRHAVMIMMGLMCVCFPFLIIGSPLGGHNELTLLRPASSEVISKLTKISSSLQQGQLLGPVQVGSQTMLADGTPVSLIKGINGNEIGTSASMTGYAFFIIFRSTIAIGGTTLIAYAQPIIASLSSNRKKSILSNANFWGFNVGLVIVAAPFLIPGVGRFATANWVWVVTFMILLVFAMLLVFAWFEKKVDHMLPQKQSKTNQSLSVRPSALSILKRKTTWKLLAIAGVGTILLINPLTQTWFNSLLAISGAKKAIIPTARPILLILWVMGYLLGYFLLSPFNKTIYDKKRWLHFIFTANAVLVLLIVIFAATLGLNTVVGFTFVGIFTFIAGGFGWSLGSSILILPYEYKEYKRNEVSIIFGYVWGFAYVFYSIFDIITSVFLDAPRIATGNTSANILPGAIAAIVLFVSLLLVINWVIIYLPSSWIKNGDECVSEMTKKWRITQWQFVIANKAKNRYADLLK from the coding sequence CTGTGAGGTCTCGTCTTACTTGGTTATGTGTTGTTTGTGATTGAATGGTTTGTGATTGACTTCATTAGAGGTAGTGCGGCTTCCCTTTTAACTGAACAAACTAGTGCTGTTCCCCAGTACGGTGGTTGGTTCAGTTCTTTTTTTGTAGCGGACGCTGGTTTTATTCCAGGTCAAGCTACTAACTGAACTATTACCTTATTGAGGGCAGTTGGTTCGATCTTATGTGGGGTAATGGTGGTGAAGTTTGGTTACCGTCATGCAGTGATGATCATGATGGGACTCATGTGTGTTTGTTTTCCTTTCTTAATTATTGGTAGTCCGTTAGGTGGTCATAACGAGTTGACCTTGTTGCGACCGGCTTCAAGTGAAGTAATAAGTAAACTTACTAAAATTTCTTCCAGTTTACAACAAGGTCAACTGTTAGGTCCTGTTCAAGTGGGTAGTCAAACTATGTTGGCTGACGGCACTCCTGTTAGCTTAATTAAAGGAATTAACGGCAACGAAATTGGTACCAGTGCGTCAATGACTGGTTATGCGTTTTTCATTATTTTCCGTTCTACGATTGCTATTGGTGGTACGACCTTAATTGCTTATGCGCAACCAATTATTGCTTCCCTTTCTTCAAACCGCAAGAAATCGATTTTATCGAATGCTAACTTCTGAGGTTTTAACGTAGGACTTGTAATTGTGGCAGCACCTTTCTTAATTCCAGGTGTTGGCCGCTTTGCGACTGCTAACTGGGTTTGAGTTGTAACGTTCATGATCTTATTGGTGTTTGCGATGTTGTTAGTATTTGCTTGATTTGAAAAGAAGGTCGATCACATGTTGCCCCAAAAGCAATCAAAAACCAATCAAAGCTTGAGTGTGAGACCAAGTGCGTTATCAATTTTGAAACGCAAAACAACTTGGAAGCTGTTGGCAATAGCTGGTGTAGGTACAATTCTCTTAATTAACCCGTTAACCCAAACCTGGTTTAACAGCTTGTTAGCTATTTCAGGTGCTAAAAAAGCAATTATTCCAACTGCCCGTCCAATCTTATTAATTCTCTGGGTAATGGGTTACCTCTTGGGTTACTTCTTACTGTCACCGTTTAACAAAACAATTTATGACAAGAAGCGTTGGCTCCACTTTATCTTTACGGCCAACGCCGTGTTGGTGTTGTTAATAGTAATCTTTGCTGCAACGCTTGGTTTAAATACTGTGGTTGGCTTTACGTTTGTGGGTATCTTTACCTTTATTGCTGGTGGTTTTGGTTGAAGTTTAGGTAGCTCGATCTTGATTCTCCCTTACGAGTACAAGGAATACAAGCGCAACGAAGTTTCTATTATCTTTGGTTATGTGTGAGGCTTTGCTTACGTCTTCTACAGCATCTTTGACATTATTACGTCTGTCTTTTTAGATGCACCAAGAATTGCTACTGGTAATACAAGTGCCAATATTCTGCCAGGTGCCATTGCCGCTATTGTCTTGTTTGTATCACTCCTTCTAGTTATTAACTGGGTCATTATTTACCTCCCATCATCCTGAATTAAAAACGGTGATGAATGTGTAAGTGAAATGACAAAGAAGTGGAGAATAACGCAGTGACAGTTTGTGATTGCGAATAAAGCTAAAAACCGTTACGCGGATCTCTTAAAATAA